The proteins below come from a single Carnobacterium divergens DSM 20623 genomic window:
- a CDS encoding sensor histidine kinase: MNGLKFIKDQWILIGFWIVCLIILNLILFLDPNQTFDLGNVVYVTLLLTVFFLFLLLGLYIYHSKWYQEIEERQDAGEDGLLTPLDAALNEEQRFIQSYINDLLILHQKQLGTLAQNQQEQKDFIDSWVHEIKVPLAGTKLIIESLEDELPEKKFYQLEDELKKMNHYVEQVLYYSRLDSFSRDYLIQEYSLRTIVNGIIKNNAPYFIQKQLTFDFTGEDQKILTDEKWLSFILEQLLSNALKYTLPGGKITFAIRKNHLGVWLDLTDTGIGIPLEDQRRIFDKGFTGHNGRNDTNHHSTGLGLYLAKNLGEKLGHQIIVESKVNEGTTFKILFPFLTYFNEDKDKVFL; encoded by the coding sequence ATGAATGGTTTAAAATTTATTAAAGATCAGTGGATTTTGATTGGCTTTTGGATTGTGTGTTTGATTATTTTGAATCTTATTCTATTTCTCGATCCCAACCAAACCTTTGATCTTGGCAACGTTGTCTATGTTACCTTACTCTTAACCGTTTTCTTCCTATTTTTATTACTTGGGCTCTACATTTACCATTCAAAATGGTACCAAGAAATTGAAGAACGCCAAGATGCAGGAGAAGATGGCCTCTTAACTCCACTTGATGCTGCTTTAAACGAAGAACAGCGTTTTATCCAAAGTTATATCAATGATCTTTTGATTTTACATCAAAAGCAATTAGGAACGCTTGCTCAAAATCAACAAGAGCAAAAAGATTTTATTGACAGCTGGGTTCATGAAATCAAAGTCCCTTTAGCTGGAACAAAATTGATTATTGAATCGCTAGAAGATGAACTTCCTGAAAAAAAATTCTATCAATTAGAAGATGAACTGAAAAAAATGAACCACTATGTGGAACAAGTTTTATATTATTCACGCTTAGATTCATTTTCACGAGACTATTTGATTCAAGAATATTCCCTAAGGACTATTGTTAATGGCATTATTAAAAACAATGCTCCTTACTTTATCCAAAAACAGCTCACTTTTGATTTTACTGGTGAGGATCAAAAAATTCTAACGGATGAAAAATGGCTGAGCTTTATTTTAGAGCAATTGCTTTCAAATGCTTTAAAGTATACTTTACCTGGTGGGAAAATTACTTTTGCTATCCGTAAAAACCATTTAGGCGTGTGGCTTGATTTAACAGATACAGGGATTGGGATTCCCTTAGAAGATCAGCGACGTATTTTTGATAAGGGCTTTACTGGTCATAATGGGCGAAATGATACAAACCACCATTCAACAGGGCTAGGCTTGTATTTAGCGAAAAACCTTGGGGAAAAACTTGGACATCAAATCATTGTTGAATCTAAAGTGAACGAAGGCACTACTTTTAAAATTTTATTTCCTTTTTTAACTTATTTTAATGAAGATAAGGATAAAGTTTTTTTGTGA
- a CDS encoding DUF2247 family protein — translation MELIDLRKKQIWYDWKTIYVGIIQKFFEFKVISDYAVELMEKGEEDDFITELAWGVDSNDIQQVLFELKNHYFPDLEEDSSDYEIEEQKLRFVSLSELNETVTDTDDLLKKMAEFYGNNGYPEDMVEFINYMPQEVPTSKEDLINRFHYFLNSEENKVKEK, via the coding sequence ATGGAACTAATTGACTTAAGAAAAAAGCAAATATGGTATGACTGGAAAACTATCTATGTTGGAATTATTCAAAAATTTTTTGAGTTCAAAGTAATTTCCGATTATGCAGTAGAATTAATGGAAAAAGGAGAAGAAGATGATTTTATTACTGAATTAGCTTGGGGAGTGGATTCTAATGATATTCAACAAGTGTTGTTTGAATTAAAAAATCACTACTTTCCTGACCTAGAAGAGGATAGTAGCGATTATGAAATAGAAGAACAAAAACTTAGATTTGTTTCTCTTTCTGAATTAAATGAAACTGTTACAGATACTGATGATTTATTAAAAAAGATGGCTGAATTTTATGGAAATAATGGTTACCCAGAAGATATGGTCGAATTTATAAACTATATGCCTCAAGAAGTTCCTACTTCAAAAGAGGATTTGATAAATAGATTTCATTATTTTTTAAATTCAGAAGAAAATAAAGTAAAAGAAAAATAA
- a CDS encoding EndoU domain-containing protein, with the protein MNVQYNESEWEKKLISVNYLSSGGADEAGKSLIRYLNDAQEVLEKADENIKNYDKDNEIELSYSNQKWKYEEFSGKIELFKMMIGKVPNEIFSVDQLFNAGMDHFAEDLSNFDINGQSTTSRVAIPNPNYSVDGMDRDPMLQKVTLSDLLYPKSPLTQYFKEEYAKIKELGYDVSYEDYQELCFASTAFEYYSIGEENRDLAVNIIVNGAMLAVGASLPWKIAAAWGLVSGVKNGTEAAIGKDAITGKDLSPQERIARGIFAALDVGLAGYSGAKGFKNRVKTPKKASGANSIITPEMEEKILWGQRKNLTKNEIIGGHSSSINNNHPNFATETIKINPDGTKDIKIVTQFPDGNLSKIKNSTVFPNGWSDTKILDSIKDVGNSPIISVRGRDGAT; encoded by the coding sequence ATGAATGTCCAGTATAATGAAAGTGAGTGGGAGAAAAAACTCATCTCCGTTAATTACTTAAGCTCAGGAGGAGCAGATGAAGCTGGGAAATCGCTAATTCGCTACTTAAATGATGCGCAAGAAGTTCTTGAAAAAGCAGACGAGAACATCAAAAACTATGATAAAGACAACGAGATTGAATTGTCTTACAGCAATCAAAAATGGAAATACGAAGAATTTAGCGGGAAAATTGAACTATTCAAAATGATGATAGGCAAAGTACCAAATGAAATTTTTAGTGTGGATCAGCTCTTTAACGCAGGAATGGATCACTTTGCAGAGGACCTGAGTAATTTTGATATCAACGGTCAAAGCACCACATCACGAGTAGCGATTCCAAATCCTAACTATTCGGTTGATGGAATGGATCGCGACCCCATGTTACAAAAGGTGACGCTCTCCGATTTATTGTATCCAAAAAGCCCATTAACGCAGTATTTTAAAGAGGAATATGCTAAAATAAAAGAGTTGGGATATGATGTATCCTATGAAGACTATCAAGAATTATGCTTTGCTAGTACAGCATTTGAGTATTATTCAATCGGAGAAGAAAACCGAGATTTAGCAGTGAACATTATTGTAAACGGTGCAATGCTAGCAGTAGGAGCTAGTTTACCATGGAAAATCGCAGCTGCATGGGGTCTAGTATCAGGCGTTAAAAATGGAACGGAAGCAGCTATAGGAAAAGATGCGATCACAGGTAAGGACTTAAGCCCACAAGAGCGAATCGCAAGAGGGATATTTGCTGCATTAGATGTAGGTTTAGCAGGATATTCAGGAGCTAAGGGATTTAAAAATCGGGTGAAGACTCCTAAGAAAGCCAGTGGGGCTAACTCAATTATTACTCCAGAAATGGAAGAAAAAATCCTTTGGGGACAAAGAAAAAATCTTACTAAAAATGAAATAATTGGCGGGCATTCTTCAAGTATTAACAATAATCATCCAAACTTTGCAACTGAGACTATTAAAATTAATCCTGATGGTACAAAAGACATCAAAATTGTTACTCAATTTCCAGATGGAAATCTTTCTAAAATAAAAAATAGTACCGTTTTTCCAAATGGATGGAGTGACACTAAAATTTTAGATAGTATTAAGGATGTCGGGAACTCTCCTATAATCAGTGTTAGAGGACGAGACGGCGCAACATGA
- a CDS encoding DUF5081 family protein — MSISYFSTEELFVLTDILELPELFGFTELPYLRINALESIEIGIEKLKQKKIIQDEKKLTKAGMTLLKIIARYSESNHYLMVNKLYIMPDEVEAICLKKVEKGYQIKVAPNHTIVESLYKNYSIISRKPSENELQFQKQRLKRSEVRQLNLEDTVYNEELVTIGKVTHTETALEKEEWILFILEETLYAVHSSEGRVYLMSQYWLNKWLIDEFSISYELPEGVSF, encoded by the coding sequence ATGTCGATTTCATATTTTTCAACAGAAGAACTTTTTGTTTTAACCGATATTTTAGAACTACCAGAATTATTTGGCTTTACGGAACTCCCGTATCTACGAATCAACGCACTAGAAAGTATTGAGATAGGGATTGAAAAATTAAAGCAAAAAAAAATAATTCAGGATGAAAAGAAATTAACGAAGGCAGGCATGACCTTACTAAAAATTATTGCCAGATATAGCGAAAGCAACCATTACCTAATGGTGAATAAGTTGTATATTATGCCAGATGAAGTTGAGGCTATCTGTCTTAAAAAAGTAGAAAAAGGCTATCAAATCAAAGTAGCGCCTAATCATACGATTGTCGAGTCCTTATATAAGAATTATTCCATAATTAGTCGCAAACCAAGCGAAAACGAATTGCAATTTCAAAAACAACGTTTAAAGCGTTCAGAAGTACGCCAGCTGAATTTAGAAGATACTGTATATAACGAAGAGCTTGTGACGATTGGCAAAGTAACTCATACGGAAACAGCCCTTGAAAAAGAGGAATGGATTCTTTTTATTTTGGAAGAAACGCTATATGCCGTTCATTCATCAGAAGGTCGTGTCTACTTAATGAGTCAATATTGGTTAAACAAATGGCTAATAGATGAATTTAGTATATCCTACGAATTACCAGAAGGAGTGAGTTTTTAA
- the nrdG gene encoding anaerobic ribonucleoside-triphosphate reductase activating protein, giving the protein MKNPKPQEWQSTQLTKHHIADYKPFNFVDGEGVRCSLYVSGCLFACEGCYNKVAQSFQYGTPYTKELEDRIIEDLAKPYVQGLTLLGGEPFLNTGVTIQLAKRIRVEFGSTKDIWSWTGYTWDELMMETADKLELLSLIDIVVDGRFELSKKDLSLQFRGSSNQRIIDVPRSLTKGQVVLWEKGIDL; this is encoded by the coding sequence ATGAAAAATCCTAAACCGCAAGAATGGCAATCGACGCAATTGACAAAACACCATATTGCCGATTACAAGCCTTTTAATTTTGTAGACGGGGAAGGCGTACGTTGTAGCCTATATGTAAGCGGCTGTTTATTTGCTTGTGAAGGCTGTTATAACAAAGTAGCTCAATCCTTTCAATATGGAACTCCTTACACAAAAGAATTAGAAGATCGTATTATCGAGGACTTAGCAAAACCTTACGTTCAAGGGTTAACGCTACTTGGTGGAGAACCTTTTTTAAATACTGGTGTTACAATTCAACTAGCCAAACGAATTCGAGTAGAATTTGGTTCAACAAAAGACATTTGGTCGTGGACTGGCTATACATGGGACGAACTAATGATGGAAACTGCGGACAAATTAGAATTGCTAAGTTTGATAGATATTGTGGTAGATGGACGTTTTGAATTAAGCAAAAAAGACCTAAGCCTCCAGTTTAGAGGAAGTTCCAATCAGCGAATCATCGATGTACCTCGTTCTCTTACTAAAGGCCAAGTGGTGTTATGGGAAAAAGGAATTGATTTATAA
- the nrdD gene encoding anaerobic ribonucleoside-triphosphate reductase — MINVEQAEDSTANFKSKKLNVFVIKRDSRLVPFDNQKIYDALMKAEAQLNGKITPEVKSEIQEIVYKIDQEITDRFQKDIKIYEIQNIVEHILIAEKKVALAEHYINYRANRDFERTKATDINFTIEKLINKDRSVVNENANKDSEVFNTQRDLTAGIVGKSMGLKMLPPHVANAHQKGDIHYHDLDYQPYSPMTNCCLIDFKGMLTEGFKIGNAEVESPKSIQTAAAQMAQIIANVASSQYGGCSADRIDEVLAPFAQLNYDKHLATAKEWIEGEEKQLAFAKEKTEKDIYDAMQSLEYEINTLYSSQGQTPFTSLGFGLGTNWIEREIQQAILKVRIKGIGKEQRTAIFPKLIFTLKRGVNLEEQDPNYDMKQIALECATKRMYPDVLMYDKLVELTGSFKTPMGCRSFLQGWKDEEGNDMSSGRMNLGVLTLNIPRIAMEADGNQEKFWSILEERLAICKDGLVYRVERVKEATPSNAPILYMHGAFGNRLTKDQSVDELFKNRRATVSLGYIGLYEAATAFFGGEWEKDPAAKQFTLDVLKTLKKHTDAWSDEYDYHFSVYGTPSESLTDRFCRLDTEKFGQVENITDKEYYTNSYHYDVRKNPTPFEKLEFEKDYPKYASGGFIHYCEYPNMRQNPKALEAVWDFAYDKIGYLGTNTPIDHCYECDFEGDFEPTERGFECPQCGNHDPKTCDVVKRTCGYLGNPQARPMVHGRHKEISSRVKHMK; from the coding sequence ATGATAAATGTTGAACAGGCTGAAGATAGTACAGCTAACTTTAAAAGTAAAAAACTAAACGTCTTTGTGATTAAAAGAGATAGTCGGTTAGTACCATTTGACAACCAAAAAATTTACGATGCCTTAATGAAGGCAGAAGCACAGTTAAATGGAAAAATAACACCAGAAGTAAAGTCTGAGATTCAAGAAATTGTCTATAAAATTGATCAAGAAATCACAGATCGTTTCCAAAAGGATATTAAAATTTATGAAATTCAAAATATTGTTGAGCATATTTTAATCGCAGAAAAAAAAGTAGCCTTAGCAGAACATTATATCAATTACCGAGCAAATCGAGATTTTGAACGAACAAAAGCAACGGATATCAACTTTACGATTGAAAAATTAATCAATAAAGATCGCTCTGTTGTGAATGAAAATGCTAATAAAGATAGTGAAGTTTTTAACACACAACGGGATTTAACAGCAGGAATTGTCGGGAAATCAATGGGATTAAAAATGTTGCCACCACACGTAGCAAACGCACATCAAAAAGGAGATATTCATTACCATGACTTAGATTATCAACCATATTCTCCGATGACAAACTGTTGCTTGATCGACTTTAAAGGCATGTTAACAGAAGGCTTTAAAATTGGAAATGCGGAAGTTGAAAGTCCTAAGTCCATTCAAACAGCTGCGGCACAAATGGCACAAATTATCGCAAATGTTGCCTCTAGCCAATACGGCGGGTGTAGTGCTGATCGAATTGATGAAGTGTTAGCTCCCTTTGCACAATTAAACTACGACAAGCACTTAGCAACTGCTAAAGAATGGATTGAAGGAGAAGAAAAACAACTTGCCTTTGCAAAAGAAAAAACAGAAAAAGACATTTATGATGCGATGCAAAGCTTAGAATATGAAATCAATACATTGTATTCTTCACAAGGACAAACGCCCTTCACGTCATTAGGTTTTGGTTTAGGAACAAACTGGATTGAACGAGAAATTCAACAAGCAATTTTAAAAGTACGAATTAAAGGAATAGGCAAAGAACAACGTACAGCGATTTTCCCTAAATTAATTTTCACCTTAAAACGTGGCGTAAACTTAGAAGAACAAGATCCAAACTATGATATGAAACAAATCGCCTTAGAATGTGCAACAAAACGGATGTACCCAGATGTCTTAATGTACGATAAATTAGTAGAATTAACCGGTAGCTTCAAAACGCCAATGGGTTGTCGCTCCTTTTTACAAGGCTGGAAAGATGAAGAAGGCAACGACATGAGTTCTGGACGGATGAACTTAGGCGTGCTGACGTTAAACATCCCACGAATTGCCATGGAAGCAGACGGCAATCAAGAAAAATTCTGGTCAATTTTAGAAGAACGTCTAGCCATTTGTAAAGACGGATTGGTTTACCGCGTCGAACGAGTGAAGGAAGCAACACCAAGCAATGCGCCTATTTTATACATGCATGGAGCATTTGGCAATCGCTTAACAAAAGATCAATCAGTAGACGAATTATTTAAAAATCGTCGTGCAACAGTATCGCTAGGCTATATTGGCTTGTATGAAGCAGCGACAGCCTTTTTTGGAGGAGAATGGGAAAAAGACCCAGCAGCAAAACAATTTACGTTAGACGTTCTAAAAACCTTGAAAAAACATACGGATGCTTGGTCAGATGAATACGATTATCACTTTAGTGTCTATGGTACACCAAGTGAAAGTTTGACAGATCGCTTCTGTCGTTTAGATACTGAAAAATTTGGACAAGTTGAGAATATTACAGACAAAGAATACTACACAAACAGTTACCATTATGATGTGCGTAAAAATCCAACTCCTTTTGAAAAGCTTGAATTTGAAAAAGACTATCCAAAATATGCAAGTGGTGGTTTTATCCATTATTGTGAATATCCTAATATGCGACAAAATCCAAAAGCATTAGAGGCAGTATGGGATTTTGCCTACGATAAAATCGGTTATTTAGGCACCAATACTCCGATTGACCACTGTTATGAATGTGATTTTGAAGGAGACTTCGAGCCAACTGAGCGAGGATTTGAATGTCCACAATGCGGCAATCATGATCCTAAGACATGTGATGTTGTGAAAAGAACGTGTGGCTACTTAGGTAACCCCCAAGCGCGTCCAATGGTACACGGCCGTCATAAAGAAATTTCCTCTCGTGTTAAACATATGAAGTAA
- a CDS encoding ABC transporter ATP-binding protein, whose product MMNKKIYLDRSFWRFFKILMIEKKAFILMAFSSLISNLLMTSIPFIMGIGIDRLLHMIQEVGLRGVTIRQTHEILSPLILMMISFELITFFFSYTQEKTMAKASEKITLNLRTQLTTKYTKLPMEFFDTHQVGDILSRSTTDLNKVANVLLTGINQMMSSIATIFFGVLMLFYISPALTVAVLGIMGMNFFVTKWISAKNKEFAEKSYSELGHLTNFAEEYYTGNMIVKSFNQQKAAIQSFNKINLKQTKAFKKAQFVNFGIYPLIRFLNQLAFVVSAIFGAKLVLSGAMSLGTIQAYLQYVNQISEPLTQSSYVINSIQSAMASMERIFEILDAKEEMEEAKTVVELKNPQGEIAFNHVQFGYDSKKMLMEDVDFVAKAHGTVAIVGPTGAGKTTLVNLVLRFYELNGGEITFDGEPITNLSRSHLRSMFGMVLQDTWLFEGTIAENLAYGKRDATRNEIIEAAKIAQCHHFIQTLSDGYDTIISSEENMISQGQQQLLTIARIILANPAIVILDEATSSVDTRTEIEIQKAMNHVMKGRTSFVIAHRLSTIQSADLILVMKEGTIIEQGTHLELLNQDSFYSDLYNSQFS is encoded by the coding sequence ATGATGAATAAAAAGATTTATCTAGATAGAAGTTTTTGGCGTTTCTTTAAGATTTTAATGATTGAAAAAAAAGCTTTTATTTTAATGGCTTTTTCCAGTTTAATTTCTAATTTATTAATGACTAGTATTCCCTTTATTATGGGAATCGGAATTGATCGCTTGCTTCATATGATTCAAGAAGTAGGACTGCGTGGTGTGACAATTCGCCAGACTCATGAAATACTAAGCCCATTGATTTTAATGATGATCAGTTTTGAACTGATCACCTTTTTCTTCTCATACACTCAGGAAAAAACAATGGCAAAAGCGAGTGAAAAAATAACATTAAATTTAAGAACCCAGTTAACAACAAAATACACAAAATTGCCGATGGAATTCTTTGATACTCATCAAGTAGGAGATATCCTAAGCCGTTCCACAACAGATTTAAACAAAGTTGCCAATGTTTTATTAACGGGTATTAATCAAATGATGTCCTCAATTGCAACTATTTTCTTTGGTGTATTGATGTTATTTTATATCAGTCCAGCATTAACTGTTGCCGTCTTGGGAATCATGGGAATGAACTTTTTTGTAACGAAGTGGATTTCAGCAAAAAATAAAGAGTTTGCTGAAAAAAGCTATAGTGAATTAGGACACTTAACGAATTTTGCAGAAGAGTACTATACTGGTAATATGATTGTGAAATCGTTTAATCAACAAAAAGCGGCAATTCAATCTTTCAACAAAATCAATCTAAAACAAACCAAAGCCTTTAAGAAAGCTCAATTTGTTAATTTTGGTATCTATCCCCTGATTCGTTTTTTAAACCAGCTAGCTTTTGTTGTAAGTGCAATTTTTGGAGCGAAATTAGTGTTATCAGGAGCTATGAGTTTAGGAACGATTCAAGCCTATCTGCAGTACGTCAATCAAATATCGGAGCCACTAACACAATCTTCTTATGTTATAAATTCAATCCAAAGCGCGATGGCTTCAATGGAGCGTATTTTTGAAATACTAGATGCAAAAGAAGAAATGGAAGAGGCTAAAACCGTCGTTGAATTAAAAAATCCACAAGGAGAGATAGCCTTCAACCATGTTCAGTTTGGCTATGATTCTAAGAAAATGCTCATGGAGGATGTTGATTTTGTAGCAAAAGCTCATGGGACGGTTGCTATTGTGGGGCCAACAGGAGCTGGAAAAACAACTTTGGTCAATTTGGTATTACGTTTTTATGAACTAAATGGAGGTGAGATTACCTTCGATGGTGAACCCATCACCAACTTATCAAGAAGCCATTTAAGAAGTATGTTTGGAATGGTCTTACAAGACACCTGGTTATTTGAAGGGACAATTGCTGAAAATTTGGCTTATGGAAAAAGAGATGCGACTCGTAATGAAATAATAGAAGCGGCTAAAATTGCGCAATGCCATCATTTTATCCAAACCTTATCAGATGGCTACGACACCATTATTTCCAGTGAAGAAAACATGATTTCCCAAGGTCAACAACAGTTATTAACGATTGCTCGCATTATTTTAGCCAATCCAGCAATTGTGATATTAGATGAAGCAACCTCAAGTGTTGATACCCGAACAGAAATTGAAATTCAAAAAGCAATGAATCACGTAATGAAGGGGAGAACAAGCTTTGTCATTGCCCATCGCTTGTCGACGATTCAATCCGCAGATTTGATCTTAGTAATGAAAGAAGGAACAATTATTGAACAAGGTACTCATTTAGAATTGCTTAATCAAGATTCTTTCTATTCAGATTTGTATAACAGTCAATTTTCATAA
- a CDS encoding ABC transporter ATP-binding protein has product MKLVIDFFKKNKRLSSATVVALLFQILGTLGVPLLVAKLIDEGIASGDPILVYEIGLQMVGVAFFAAISAIIGSYLSAQMAASFGYQIRNFFFRKVQKLSLKDTEEFGVASLVNRTSNDVDNIQQVMILFLQMILPGPIISIVAIYMTYSLSPKLTIVPILSMLIFLMAVFILMKKSNPYSRSVQMKMDQVTRVFREFFMGISVIRAFGNQEYEKKRTDQTFKEYADNTIKLNQVFAWLTPTVLFLMGSSLAGILWIGGNEVALGKLQIGSITAVAEYTIITLAYLVMAAMVIVTIPKGMASVYRIQELLTKEPEVKDLAIVNADSQKNQKEVVAFKNVTFSYQHAAEPVLQNISFVAKRGEVTAIVGGTGSGKSTIAKVLLRFSEITSGEILLNGLAVHELSQFDLRKKISYVPQKAYLFSGTIEENLKTGNQTISSDELEHIIKIAQSDSFIHSLEKGIQSKVAQGGSNFSGGQKQRLAIARALAKQADVYVFDDSFSALDFKTDSRLRQALKEELKNKAVIIVAQRISTIKDADQILVLDEGVMVGKGTHTELLETNPIYQEFVASQSASKETQDDE; this is encoded by the coding sequence ATGAAATTAGTGATTGATTTTTTCAAAAAAAATAAAAGATTAAGTAGTGCAACAGTTGTTGCACTTTTGTTTCAAATTTTAGGAACACTAGGAGTTCCACTTTTAGTTGCTAAATTAATTGATGAAGGCATTGCTAGTGGCGATCCTATACTAGTCTATGAAATCGGGTTGCAAATGGTAGGCGTGGCTTTTTTTGCCGCTATATCAGCAATCATAGGAAGCTATTTATCGGCTCAAATGGCAGCTTCATTTGGTTATCAAATTAGAAATTTTTTTTTTAGAAAAGTACAAAAACTGTCCTTAAAAGATACAGAAGAATTTGGTGTTGCGTCACTGGTCAACCGAACGAGTAATGATGTGGACAATATCCAACAGGTGATGATTTTATTCTTACAAATGATTTTGCCAGGCCCAATCATTTCTATCGTCGCAATTTATATGACATATTCGCTTTCACCAAAATTAACGATTGTTCCAATTCTTTCAATGCTTATTTTCTTAATGGCTGTTTTTATTTTAATGAAAAAAAGCAACCCTTATTCAAGAAGTGTTCAAATGAAAATGGATCAAGTAACCCGAGTTTTCAGAGAGTTTTTTATGGGTATCAGTGTTATTCGTGCCTTTGGCAATCAAGAATATGAAAAAAAACGGACCGACCAAACTTTCAAGGAATATGCAGACAATACCATTAAGTTAAACCAAGTCTTTGCTTGGTTGACTCCAACTGTTCTTTTTTTGATGGGATCTTCTCTAGCAGGAATTTTATGGATTGGAGGAAATGAAGTTGCACTTGGAAAACTTCAAATTGGCAGTATTACAGCAGTCGCCGAGTATACTATTATTACCTTAGCTTACCTTGTAATGGCAGCCATGGTGATAGTAACGATTCCAAAAGGGATGGCGTCGGTTTACCGAATTCAAGAATTATTAACTAAAGAACCAGAAGTTAAAGACTTAGCAATTGTAAATGCAGACAGTCAAAAGAATCAAAAAGAAGTTGTAGCCTTTAAGAATGTCACCTTTTCTTATCAACATGCAGCAGAACCAGTATTACAAAATATTAGTTTTGTTGCTAAGCGAGGAGAAGTGACCGCTATCGTTGGTGGGACGGGTTCTGGAAAAAGTACGATTGCTAAAGTATTATTACGCTTTAGCGAAATAACCTCAGGAGAAATTCTGTTAAATGGACTGGCAGTTCATGAACTTTCTCAATTTGATTTACGCAAAAAGATTAGTTATGTTCCACAAAAAGCATATTTATTTAGTGGAACAATTGAAGAAAATTTAAAAACAGGCAATCAAACAATTAGTTCAGACGAATTGGAACATATTATTAAAATTGCTCAATCCGACTCCTTTATCCATTCACTGGAAAAAGGAATACAATCAAAAGTTGCACAAGGTGGGAGTAATTTTTCAGGTGGACAAAAGCAACGTTTGGCCATTGCTCGTGCATTAGCTAAGCAAGCAGATGTTTATGTTTTTGACGATAGCTTCAGTGCCCTCGATTTTAAAACAGATAGCAGACTAAGACAAGCATTGAAAGAGGAACTAAAAAATAAAGCAGTAATCATTGTAGCGCAACGTATTAGTACAATCAAAGACGCAGATCAAATTCTTGTGTTAGATGAAGGGGTGATGGTTGGAAAAGGCACTCATACAGAACTCCTTGAAACCAATCCGATTTACCAAGAATTCGTTGCCTCACAAAGTGCAAGTAAGGAGACACAAGATGATGAATAA
- a CDS encoding MerR family transcriptional regulator, translating to MEEHYSIKEISDLFNIPKSTLRYWDAENLIQIERNPENGYRIYTETQLIELTDIQFYRSLNVPIQQLKKITTFDAASLSDVLIETELSVTNEIERLKNVQLGIRTRLKKIELVKYLQKQLYQDSQPDFDFMIHLDITDKESVTTYLADPSSFLLKINSSSSSEIEYGLASTNQKNQEVLWQKSKERRYFKECLLKVSIQEPTIHNLQEHLDALTNLGYTTGLTVARYLVSFAEEERFDYYHAWIEIR from the coding sequence ATGGAAGAACATTATTCAATTAAAGAAATATCAGATTTATTTAATATTCCAAAATCTACTTTGCGTTATTGGGATGCAGAAAATTTGATTCAGATTGAACGCAATCCAGAAAATGGGTATCGCATTTATACGGAAACACAATTAATTGAACTAACCGATATTCAATTTTATCGAAGTTTAAATGTTCCCATTCAGCAATTAAAAAAAATAACTACTTTTGATGCGGCTTCATTATCCGATGTTCTTATAGAAACTGAGTTGAGCGTAACAAATGAAATTGAACGGTTAAAGAATGTTCAATTAGGCATTCGTACTCGTCTTAAAAAGATAGAGTTGGTTAAGTATTTGCAAAAGCAACTTTATCAGGATAGTCAGCCGGATTTTGATTTTATGATCCATCTAGATATTACAGATAAGGAAAGTGTGACTACGTACTTAGCAGACCCCTCAAGCTTTCTTTTAAAAATAAATTCATCTTCAAGCAGTGAAATTGAATATGGTTTAGCCTCTACCAATCAAAAAAATCAAGAAGTTCTGTGGCAGAAATCCAAAGAAAGAAGGTACTTTAAAGAATGCCTGCTGAAGGTTTCAATTCAAGAACCAACTATTCACAACCTACAAGAACATCTTGACGCGTTAACAAACTTAGGATATACAACAGGACTTACTGTAGCAAGATATCTTGTTAGCTTTGCTGAGGAGGAGCGATTTGATTATTATCATGCTTGGATTGAAATTCGCTGA